A region of the Callithrix jacchus isolate 240 chromosome 10, calJac240_pri, whole genome shotgun sequence genome:
CACCGACCTGGGGCTGTCTGTGTCCACCTTGCCCACCACTATGGGGATCTTCTGGTTTAACTCCCACAGTATCTACTTTGGAGCGTGCCAAATCCAGATGTTCTGCATCCATTCATTTTCCTTCATGGAGTCCTCAGTGCTCCTCATTATGTCCTTTGACCGCTTTGTGGCTATCTGCCACCCTCTGAGGTATTCGGTCATTGTCACTGGCCAACGAATGGTCAGGGCAGGCCTAATTGTCATCTTCCGGGGACCTGTGGCCACTATCCCTATTGTGCTCCTCCTGAAGGCTTTTCCCTACTGTGGATCTGTGGTTCTCTTCCACTCATTTTGCCTGCACCAGGAAGTGATACAGCTGGCCTGTACAGATACCACTTTCAATAATCTGTATGGACTGATGGTGGTAGTTTTCACTGTGATGCTGGACCTGGTGCTCATCGCACTGTCCTATGGGTTCATCCTGCACACGGTAGCAGCCCTGGCCTCCCCAGAGGAGCAGCGCCGTGCCTTTCAGACATGCACGGCTCATCTCTGTGCTGTGCTAGTATTCTTTGTGCCCATGGTGGGGCTGTCCCTGGTTCACCGTTTTGGGAAGCATGCCCCACCTGCTATTCATCTTCTTATGGCTAATGTCTACCTTTTTGTGCCTCCCATGCTTAACCCAATCATATACAGTATTAAGACCAAGGAGATTCGCCGTGCCATTATCAAATTCCTAGGTCTTATAAAGGTCAGTTCTGAGTTCTAGGGCTAAAACTGCCCCTAGGTGCCTATAAGAAGGCCTCAAATTGGACTGAAATTTTGGAGTATTGAGTACCTATTATAATACCCCATGATCTCAAAGATTTTTTGCCCCTTTCCTAAATAAAGTATGGGCAAATTTATTTTGTGAGTCGTGAGTTTTTTATAAAAACTGACCTCTCTTGCTTAAATTATAATGTTTTCTCCTACATCTGAGAACTGGCATTTTTGGTAGCATCAAAACTGCCCAGAAGGCAGCTTTATTGAAGGTCATCATCAATATAATAAATTGAATGTAATGAATAAAGCTGCCCAGGTGGTTGCTTTATTGAAGGTCATCATCAGTGTaactaaaactttaaaatgaaactaaataaaaactaaaaagggCAATAAATAACAGAGCACCCAGGACAGTGGCTGGCAGAGACCAGGTAAATGCCATTTGCTCTAACTCACCTCTGGAAATACACCTCTTGCCATGGCTCCTTAGGACTGCTTCCGTCTTCTCTACCTTGTCAagttacttctctttttttctatcctGGTCAGCAGTAAATTTCAGACCCCCAAGTCACATCAGAAACCTCAGAACTCCTGCATTCTTCCCCATACCTGGTTCAAGCAACACCCCTCACCGCAGCTTTCTGAGGTGTGCTCTCTTCTGACGGTGTTCCTCTAGAAGAAGCCTTTGACCCTATCCTTGACTCCTCTCATCTCCGATTTTACCTTACAACCTCAGTTCCAACATTAAGCTAAGATCAGCATTTACTTGTAAGTGCTTTCGTTGTGTAATATTGAACAATGACCTGTAACATGAGAAAGCTTCAGCCAAGGAAACTCTCACAAACATGTGGAAGTCACAATCTCATTGCTCAGGAGGAAATAAACTTTATGTTGGCTGATCAGCCTGTCCCTACAAGTGACTAAATGCAATCTGTGTGGGAGTCTCAGCTTTGAGGTTGCTTCCTCAAGGACATTTTCACAGGTAGCTCCTCCCTTTCCAATAGTGGTGCACCAAATGCTCCATCTGTTTGCTTCCACATTGCCCTGAATTTCCTGTTATAACATTTGTCACACAGTAATGTCCTGTTTACgaaggtgtgtgcatgtgtccattAGAAAGATTAAATCAAGATCCTTGGAGGAATTATGCATGTCTTGCTCACCAGTAAACCTATATAAATATGATTCCTGGCCCACACTATATACTCAATAAACAAATACTAAATGTATTGGTGGACATACGGATACATAAAGTGGGATCCAGAGCTAACAGAAGTTCTCTTCTTGTCTTGAGTAACTTCTCTTCACATTGAGAAGCCCAAGAAGATGCCTTTCTGCTGGCATCCATCGAGGTGGTGTCTTCTTAACTTTCCCAGTTCTACTTTACTCATGCCCCCTAGATCCTCCACCTATCCCTCTCCAGGTTAAAATTGTCAtacggccagatgtggtggctcatgctgtaatcccagctacttgtggcaAAAGTTTTTTCCTGTTTGCTCACGGTTCTAAATCCAGCTCCTAGGTCAGTgatcaataaatatgtgttgaactATTTAATAcgtatatattataatttaattgtGTTATTGTTCATAATTTGAAGAATGTAAGCACACAAAATGTCTAGGacaaaaatgttacataaatcAAAACATATTCATTCGATaaactattttttataaaatgacatCTAAATGCTTAGGAAGCTGTGTTagcaaaatattaaatgaaaaatgataagCAATATTATGTACAAAATAATCACTCTGTAAAaggctataaatatttgtgtcaAGAGGAAAACAGCTGTTATATATAATCttattttctatatgtatttCTCCATCTTTGCcttatacaaattttttaaagaagatatttCAGCTTTATAATCCAAAAAGAGCAATTTACAATGACTATAAAAGGTTATATATGATTATGCTGAAGATGACAATGAAGCTGGTAATTATGATGATGATAaatgctaatatttattaaacatttaactCATGGTAGACAGCActgagtattttttattttcgttATTTCGTTTAATTTTCTCACCAAACCTGTGAAGTAGGGAGGTATTATCATTTTCAATGTTTCaaaatcaggaaactgaggttcacagaGGAAAGGAACTCTCCTTAGTTAAATTTCTAACATAAGCCAGAACTGAAATTCGGTATCAAGCATGTCTGATTTTCTTAAACCATTATGTTGGACCTCCTCCCCAAACAGGGTCACTCATTTCAGAGCACGCCATGTTTTCCATGTTCTACA
Encoded here:
- the LOC100412398 gene encoding olfactory receptor 51M1, producing MSAQYSFSPQFMLLSNITQFSPMFYLSSFPGLEAIKHWIFIPFFFMYMVAISGNCFILIIIKTNPRLHTPMYYLLSLLALTDLGLSVSTLPTTMGIFWFNSHSIYFGACQIQMFCIHSFSFMESSVLLIMSFDRFVAICHPLRYSVIVTGQRMVRAGLIVIFRGPVATIPIVLLLKAFPYCGSVVLFHSFCLHQEVIQLACTDTTFNNLYGLMVVVFTVMLDLVLIALSYGFILHTVAALASPEEQRRAFQTCTAHLCAVLVFFVPMVGLSLVHRFGKHAPPAIHLLMANVYLFVPPMLNPIIYSIKTKEIRRAIIKFLGLIKVSSEF